From a region of the Prosthecobacter vanneervenii genome:
- the clpB gene encoding ATP-dependent chaperone ClpB, which produces MSPEKFTVKLQEAFNASQSVATRHGHQELKPSHLLLALLEQEGGIAVPLFEKAAVNPAAAQNLKASVEALLARQPKVSGGTSGLHLSNEMRELMTKAEDEQKKLKDEYLSVEHIILALFKTKTELSDLLKQAGLTYDTVSKALTTVRGSQRVVDQDPEGKYQTLEKYGTDLTARAKQGKIDPVIGRDEEIRRVMQVLSRRTKNNPVLIGEPGVGKTAIAEGLARRIVAGDVPDSLKGKRLISMDLGGMMAGAKFRGEFEERLKAFLKEVTSSEGEIILFIDELHTIVGAGKAEGAMDAGNLLKPQLARGELRCIGATTLDEYRKYIEKDPALERRFQPVKVGEPSVEDTIAILRGLKERYEVHHGVRIQDGAIIAAATLSNRYITDRFLPDKAIDLVDEAASRIKIELDSMPTEIDVIERQIMQGEMERQALKKEKDAASKARLEKLDKEIADLKESSAALKAQWLKEKETVDAGRKVKEEIDRLRTELEQAQRRGDFGRAGEIQYGLIPDLEKKLSAAPVEASQPRSAHSLLREEVTEDDIARVVANWTGIPVSRLQEGERSKLVKMEERLSQRVIGQKDAIAAVSNAVRRARAGIQDENRPIGSFLFLGPTGVGKTELCKALAEFLFDDETAMTRIDMSEYMEKHSVSRLIGAPPGYVGYEEGGQLSETVRRRPYSVVLFDEVEKAHPDVFNVLLQVLDDGRITDGQGRTVDFKNTVLIMTSNIGSNAIQDVSNPEQRDALVRDSLKQFFRPEFLNRIDEIVIFDRLDAAQLDSIVKIQLQRVIDRLAKQNIHLTVTDDTTRYLADAGFDPVFGARPLKRAIQKHLLDPLSLAVLEGNFKEGDHITAEMKSGKVQFVKS; this is translated from the coding sequence ATGTCTCCCGAAAAATTCACCGTCAAACTCCAGGAAGCCTTCAATGCCTCTCAGTCCGTCGCCACCCGCCACGGCCATCAGGAGCTGAAGCCCTCCCATCTCCTCCTCGCCCTGCTCGAGCAGGAGGGCGGCATCGCCGTTCCCCTCTTTGAAAAAGCCGCCGTCAATCCCGCTGCCGCCCAAAACCTCAAAGCCAGCGTCGAGGCCCTCCTTGCACGCCAGCCCAAAGTCAGCGGCGGCACCAGCGGCCTGCATCTCTCCAATGAGATGCGCGAGCTCATGACGAAGGCCGAGGATGAGCAGAAAAAGCTCAAGGATGAATACCTCAGCGTCGAGCACATCATTCTCGCCCTCTTCAAAACCAAGACCGAACTCTCCGACCTCCTCAAGCAGGCCGGACTCACCTACGACACCGTTTCCAAGGCCCTCACCACCGTGCGCGGCAGCCAGCGCGTGGTCGATCAGGACCCCGAAGGCAAATACCAGACCCTCGAAAAATACGGCACCGACCTCACCGCCCGCGCCAAGCAGGGCAAGATCGACCCCGTCATCGGCCGCGATGAGGAAATCCGCCGCGTCATGCAGGTCCTCAGCCGCCGCACCAAAAACAACCCGGTCCTCATCGGCGAGCCCGGCGTTGGCAAGACCGCCATCGCCGAAGGCCTCGCTCGCCGCATCGTCGCTGGCGACGTCCCCGACTCACTCAAAGGCAAACGCCTCATCAGCATGGACCTCGGCGGCATGATGGCCGGGGCCAAGTTCCGTGGTGAATTCGAGGAGCGCCTCAAGGCCTTCCTCAAAGAGGTCACCTCCAGCGAAGGCGAGATCATCCTCTTCATCGACGAGCTCCACACCATCGTTGGCGCAGGCAAAGCCGAAGGTGCCATGGACGCCGGCAATCTCCTCAAGCCCCAGCTCGCCCGTGGCGAACTCCGCTGCATCGGTGCCACCACGCTCGATGAGTATCGTAAATACATCGAAAAAGACCCCGCTCTCGAACGCCGCTTCCAGCCCGTCAAAGTCGGCGAGCCCAGCGTCGAGGACACCATCGCCATCCTACGTGGTTTGAAGGAACGCTACGAGGTGCACCACGGCGTCCGCATTCAGGACGGCGCAATCATCGCCGCCGCCACGCTGAGCAATCGCTACATCACCGACCGCTTCCTGCCGGACAAGGCCATCGACCTCGTCGATGAAGCCGCCAGCCGCATCAAGATCGAGCTCGACTCCATGCCCACGGAGATCGACGTCATCGAGCGCCAGATCATGCAGGGCGAGATGGAGCGCCAGGCCCTGAAAAAAGAAAAGGACGCCGCCTCCAAAGCCCGCCTCGAAAAACTCGACAAGGAGATCGCTGATCTCAAGGAAAGCTCCGCTGCCCTCAAAGCCCAGTGGCTCAAGGAAAAGGAAACCGTCGATGCCGGCCGCAAGGTCAAGGAGGAGATCGACCGCCTCCGCACCGAGCTCGAACAAGCCCAGCGTCGTGGCGACTTCGGTCGTGCCGGTGAGATCCAGTATGGTCTCATCCCCGACCTCGAAAAGAAACTCAGCGCCGCCCCCGTGGAGGCCTCCCAGCCACGCTCCGCCCACTCGCTGCTGCGCGAGGAAGTCACCGAGGACGACATTGCCCGCGTCGTCGCCAACTGGACCGGCATCCCCGTCTCACGCCTTCAGGAGGGCGAGCGCTCCAAGCTCGTCAAAATGGAGGAGCGCCTCAGCCAGCGCGTCATCGGCCAGAAGGACGCCATCGCCGCCGTCAGCAATGCCGTGCGCCGCGCCCGCGCCGGCATCCAGGATGAGAACCGCCCCATCGGCAGCTTCCTCTTCCTCGGCCCCACCGGCGTCGGCAAAACCGAACTCTGCAAAGCCCTCGCCGAATTCCTCTTCGACGACGAAACCGCCATGACCCGCATCGACATGAGCGAGTACATGGAGAAGCACAGCGTCAGCCGCCTCATCGGCGCGCCTCCCGGCTACGTCGGTTATGAAGAAGGCGGCCAGCTCAGCGAGACCGTCCGCCGCCGCCCCTACAGTGTCGTGCTCTTCGATGAAGTCGAAAAAGCCCACCCCGATGTCTTCAATGTGCTGCTGCAGGTCCTCGACGACGGCCGCATCACCGACGGCCAGGGCCGCACGGTCGACTTCAAAAACACGGTCCTCATCATGACCAGCAACATCGGCAGCAACGCCATCCAGGACGTCAGCAATCCTGAGCAGCGCGATGCCCTCGTGCGCGACAGCCTCAAGCAGTTCTTCCGCCCCGAGTTCCTCAACCGCATTGATGAAATCGTCATCTTCGACCGCCTCGATGCCGCTCAGCTCGACAGCATCGTCAAGATCCAGCTCCAACGCGTCATCGACCGCCTCGCCAAGCAGAACATCCACCTCACCGTCACCGACGACACCACCCGCTACCTCGCCGACGCCGGCTTCGACCCCGTCTTCGGCGCCCGCCCCCTCAAACGCGCCATCCAAAAACACCTCCTCGATCCCCTCAGCCTCGCCGTCCTCGAAGGCAACTTCAAAGAAGGCGACCACATCACTGCGGAGATGAAGAGCGGAAAGGTGCAGTTTGTGAAGAGTTAA
- a CDS encoding AI-2E family transporter gives MSLFQDQDHPVDWGRKGSQAVVTLACLFVVLTGLKIAANVLVPIVYAFFLAVLSYPMVRWLRRRRVPAGLALGVTMLVNLSALAGLVTVGVRLLISFWRDLPNYLRGLERYSNDAATWFEAKGFVGAKATVSGMFDWNNLISWATQQDVMSNLGSLGISTFGTLATFLASLIMVIIVMMFILMEAHGTQSRLQAVSLSGGPDLSGLMRSADDIQKYLGVKTLISALTGLMAGFWCWFFDLHYPLLWALLAFLFNYIPAVGSTAASVPAIVEALVQHGPGTAIFVALGYGGINFFLDNFVQPTMLGNRFGISPLVVILSVIFWGWLWGPLGMFLAVPLTMVLKVLLDNNTEFHWISVAMAKKKIRHGEVEVAGYDLQMNEDETIGGGATTEFPGREK, from the coding sequence ATGTCGTTGTTTCAGGATCAAGATCACCCGGTGGATTGGGGCCGGAAAGGCTCTCAGGCGGTGGTGACTCTGGCCTGTCTCTTTGTTGTCCTCACCGGGCTCAAGATCGCGGCCAATGTGCTCGTGCCGATCGTCTATGCCTTCTTCCTCGCGGTTCTCAGCTACCCCATGGTGCGCTGGCTGCGTCGGCGCCGGGTGCCCGCAGGCCTGGCCTTGGGCGTGACCATGCTGGTAAACCTCAGCGCGCTCGCTGGCCTCGTCACCGTGGGTGTCCGTTTGCTCATCAGCTTCTGGCGCGATCTCCCCAATTACCTCCGCGGCCTTGAAAGATATTCCAACGATGCGGCCACTTGGTTTGAAGCCAAAGGCTTCGTCGGCGCCAAGGCCACCGTCAGCGGCATGTTCGACTGGAACAACCTCATCAGCTGGGCCACCCAGCAGGACGTCATGAGCAATCTCGGCTCCCTCGGCATCAGCACCTTCGGCACTCTCGCCACATTCCTCGCCAGCCTCATCATGGTCATCATCGTCATGATGTTCATCCTCATGGAGGCACACGGCACCCAGAGCCGCCTGCAGGCCGTCAGCCTTTCCGGCGGCCCCGATCTCAGCGGCCTCATGCGCAGCGCCGACGACATCCAGAAGTACCTCGGCGTCAAAACCCTCATCAGTGCCCTCACCGGTCTCATGGCAGGCTTCTGGTGCTGGTTCTTCGACCTCCACTATCCCCTCCTCTGGGCGCTGCTCGCCTTCCTGTTCAACTACATCCCCGCCGTCGGCAGCACCGCCGCATCTGTCCCCGCCATCGTCGAGGCCCTTGTCCAGCACGGCCCCGGCACGGCCATCTTCGTCGCCCTCGGCTACGGCGGCATCAATTTCTTCCTCGATAACTTCGTGCAGCCCACCATGCTCGGAAACCGCTTCGGCATCTCCCCGCTCGTCGTCATTCTCTCCGTCATCTTCTGGGGCTGGCTCTGGGGCCCCCTCGGCATGTTCCTCGCCGTCCCCCTCACCATGGTCCTCAAGGTCCTGCTCGACAACAACACCGAGTTTCACTGGATCTCCGTCGCCATGGCCAAGAAAAAAATCCGCCACGGCGAAGTCGAAGTCGCAGGCTACGACCTCCAGATGAACGAAGACGAAACCATCGGCGGCGGCGCCACCACCGAATTCCCCGGCCGCGAGAAGTAA
- a CDS encoding M48 family metallopeptidase: MNQTLQRLIQPQQINFFGDERGRGGGGLNPRIILGLLIIVGSLIYNWLSTTSYQNEFTGRKQTLALATPQEEIALGLQSTPQMIRESGGLSRDAAGRALVERVGSRLISSTAARETPYQFKFHLLADPQTVNAFALPGGQIFITEALFRRLKSEDQLAGVLGHEMGHVVGRHSNEQMASTRLWSGIAQGLGVMASDGHGNSGAQIAQMVAQWRVMKFSRDDESESDALGVRFMMQAGYNPEALIGVMEILAQVSGGANRSDFMSSHPNPANRMEHIRDVIARERARR, translated from the coding sequence ATGAATCAGACACTGCAGAGACTCATTCAGCCGCAGCAGATTAACTTCTTTGGAGATGAACGAGGCCGTGGTGGTGGCGGGCTGAATCCGCGCATCATTCTGGGGCTGCTGATCATTGTCGGCTCACTGATTTACAACTGGCTGAGCACCACGAGCTACCAAAACGAGTTTACCGGCAGGAAGCAAACGCTGGCGCTGGCCACTCCGCAGGAGGAGATAGCGCTGGGGCTGCAGTCCACACCGCAGATGATCCGTGAGAGCGGTGGCCTCTCGCGTGATGCAGCGGGGCGGGCGCTGGTGGAGCGGGTGGGGAGCCGGCTGATCTCCTCGACTGCGGCGCGGGAGACGCCCTACCAATTTAAATTTCACCTGCTGGCGGACCCGCAGACGGTGAATGCCTTTGCGCTGCCGGGAGGGCAGATTTTCATCACCGAGGCTTTGTTTCGCCGACTGAAGTCGGAGGATCAGCTGGCGGGCGTGCTGGGGCATGAGATGGGGCACGTGGTGGGACGGCACTCCAATGAGCAAATGGCCAGCACCCGGCTGTGGAGCGGGATCGCTCAAGGTCTGGGAGTGATGGCGTCCGACGGGCACGGCAACTCGGGGGCGCAGATAGCCCAGATGGTGGCGCAATGGCGGGTGATGAAGTTCAGCCGCGATGACGAGTCTGAGTCTGACGCGCTCGGCGTGCGGTTCATGATGCAGGCGGGATATAATCCGGAGGCGCTGATCGGAGTGATGGAGATCCTGGCGCAGGTGAGCGGCGGGGCGAACAGGTCGGACTTTATGAGCTCGCATCCGAATCCGGCGAACCGGATGGAGCATATCCGGGATGTGATCGCGAGGGAGCGGGCGAGGCGGTGA